The nucleotide sequence ATGGCCTATTCAGAGCCCTACGTCACGCTCCAGAACAATGTCGTGGATGGCGCGGAAGGCTCCCCCGATACGATGATCTCGGACCGTTTCGTCGAGGTGAGCGAGTTCTACAACTTGACCAAGCTGCAATACATGGCCGCTCCTGTCGTCATGTCGGGGAGCCAGTTTGATCGTTTGTCACCCGAAAATCAGACGCTGGTCATGGAGGTCGCTGACGAGGCCCGTGCTCATGCAATCCAG is from Salipiger sp. H15 and encodes:
- the dctP gene encoding TRAP transporter substrate-binding protein DctP translates to MAYSEPYVTLQNNVVDGAEGSPDTMISDRFVEVSEFYNLTKLQYMAAPVVMSGSQFDRLSPENQTLVMEVADEARAHAIQVYLDGYVKALDEIRAAGLEVVETPNAELVEATRDVATQLIAAAPDGEANFKLFEQVAGK